The following proteins come from a genomic window of Kitasatospora cineracea:
- a CDS encoding ArsR/SmtB family transcription factor, whose translation MREEEVTAVADRTAKTELYEAFATTGKALSNGKRLELLDLLAQGERTVEALARTAGLNLTTASAHLQTLKQAGLVATRRDGVRIHYRLAGDDVAALFAQLRRVAARHQAAVAPASAAYLGADAADDSLPREELHALVAAGRAVVLDVRPAEEYAAGHIPGALSIPVEELADRIGELPADTEVVVYCRGAYCALSHDALRLLHARGRRAVRLTDGMLEWRLAELPVEAA comes from the coding sequence ATGCGCGAGGAAGAGGTGACCGCCGTGGCGGACCGGACCGCGAAGACCGAGCTGTACGAGGCGTTCGCCACCACCGGCAAGGCCCTCTCCAACGGCAAACGGCTCGAACTGCTCGACCTGCTGGCCCAGGGCGAACGCACCGTCGAAGCCCTCGCCAGGACCGCCGGGCTCAACCTCACCACCGCCTCCGCCCACCTGCAGACCCTCAAGCAGGCCGGACTCGTCGCCACCCGCCGCGACGGCGTCCGGATCCACTACCGCCTCGCCGGGGACGACGTCGCCGCCCTGTTCGCCCAGCTCCGCCGGGTCGCCGCCCGCCACCAGGCCGCCGTCGCCCCCGCCAGCGCCGCCTACCTCGGCGCCGACGCGGCCGACGACAGCCTCCCCCGCGAGGAACTGCACGCCCTGGTCGCCGCCGGACGGGCCGTCGTCCTCGACGTCCGCCCCGCCGAGGAGTACGCCGCCGGACACATCCCCGGCGCGCTCTCCATCCCCGTCGAGGAACTCGCCGACCGGATCGGCGAACTCCCCGCCGACACCGAGGTCGTCGTCTACTGCCGCGGCGCGTACTGCGCCCTCTCCCACGACGCCCTGCGACTGCTGCACGCGCGCGGCCGCCGGGCCGTCCGGCTCACCGACGGGATGCTCGAGTGGCGGCTCGCCGAACTGCCCGTCGAGGCCGCCTGA
- a CDS encoding TetR/AcrR family transcriptional regulator, with the protein MTEPHPALRLLWEPPARPTRGPKPGLTLESIARAGIEAADAEGLAAVSMQRVAGLLGHTKMALYRYVPGKAELVALMVEHAAGDPPPPSDAPWREQLTDWAHRMSAVLAAHPWLLDALAAPRPTGPRELAWLERVVAALDGHGLSGAERMDAAVLLVGHVRAIAAQHRQSRDGSPEAELLRALVPLIHTHATRYPALAAALAEPPGGRDDAYDFGIARILDGLAALIDHRRGSPAVERKPDPEA; encoded by the coding sequence GTGACCGAACCGCACCCGGCGCTGCGGCTGCTGTGGGAGCCGCCCGCCCGTCCGACCAGGGGGCCGAAACCGGGCCTCACCCTGGAGTCGATCGCCCGCGCCGGGATCGAGGCCGCGGACGCCGAGGGCCTGGCGGCGGTGTCCATGCAGCGGGTCGCGGGGCTGCTCGGCCACACCAAGATGGCGCTGTACCGGTACGTGCCGGGCAAGGCCGAACTGGTCGCGCTGATGGTCGAGCACGCCGCGGGCGACCCCCCGCCGCCGAGCGACGCCCCCTGGCGCGAGCAGCTCACCGACTGGGCGCACCGGATGTCCGCCGTCCTGGCCGCCCACCCCTGGCTGCTGGACGCCCTCGCCGCCCCCCGCCCCACCGGCCCGCGCGAACTCGCCTGGCTGGAACGCGTGGTGGCGGCCCTGGACGGCCACGGCCTGTCCGGCGCCGAACGCATGGACGCCGCCGTGCTGCTGGTCGGCCACGTCCGCGCGATCGCCGCCCAGCACCGCCAGTCCCGCGACGGCTCGCCCGAGGCCGAACTCCTGCGCGCCCTCGTCCCCCTGATCCACACCCACGCCACCCGCTACCCGGCCCTCGCCGCCGCCCTCGCCGAACCCCCCGGCGGCCGCGACGACGCCTACGACTTCGGCATCGCCCGGATCCTCGACGGCCTCGCCGCCCTCATCGACCACCGCCGCGGCTCGCCGGCAGTGGAGCGGAAACCTGACCCGGAGGCATGA
- a CDS encoding FAD-dependent monooxygenase, producing MRILISGAGIGGPALAYWLARYGHRPTVVELAPALRAGGQAVDFRGPTHLTVLRRMGLLEELRERQTGGTPMTFTDVRGRTRLRLPAEFAGGEVEIRRGDLAGLLHRHSAPGTEYLFGDTVTTLRQDEQDADGVRVGFRHAPERHFDLVVGADGLHSRVRALAFGPERQYVRHLGYYAATWPFANRLGLPAGSTGLNTPGRLAAAGADPRDPERAGAFLLFAAPELALDRHDPARLKALLRERFADLPHPVPQLLATLDEVDDRDLYVDSISRADVPAWSTGRIALLGDAACGATIGGMGTGTALVAAYVLATELARADGDHRAALTRYEHTVRPYAERCQRGGDRTGPFLAPRTARGLWLRNTLLGRRVLLERMLAMGEDIATLDLPEPARAPQR from the coding sequence GTGCGGATCCTGATCTCCGGCGCCGGCATCGGCGGCCCCGCGCTCGCGTACTGGCTCGCCCGGTACGGGCACCGGCCCACCGTGGTCGAACTCGCCCCCGCGTTGCGGGCCGGCGGGCAGGCCGTCGACTTCCGCGGCCCCACCCACCTGACCGTGCTGCGGCGGATGGGCCTGCTGGAGGAACTGCGCGAACGGCAGACCGGCGGCACCCCGATGACCTTCACCGACGTCCGCGGCCGCACCCGGCTGCGGCTGCCCGCCGAGTTCGCCGGCGGCGAGGTGGAGATCCGGCGCGGCGACCTGGCCGGGCTGCTGCACCGGCACAGCGCCCCCGGCACCGAGTACCTGTTCGGCGACACCGTCACCACCCTGCGGCAGGACGAGCAGGACGCCGACGGCGTCCGGGTGGGCTTCCGGCACGCCCCCGAACGGCACTTCGACCTGGTGGTCGGCGCCGACGGCCTGCACTCCCGGGTCCGCGCCCTCGCCTTCGGACCGGAACGGCAGTACGTCCGCCACCTCGGCTACTACGCCGCCACCTGGCCCTTCGCCAACCGCCTCGGCCTGCCCGCCGGCAGCACCGGCCTCAACACCCCCGGCCGGCTCGCCGCCGCCGGAGCCGACCCCCGCGACCCCGAACGGGCCGGCGCCTTCCTGCTGTTCGCCGCACCCGAGCTCGCCCTCGACCGGCACGACCCCGCCCGCCTCAAGGCCCTGCTGCGCGAGCGCTTCGCCGACCTGCCGCACCCCGTCCCGCAGCTGCTCGCCACCCTGGACGAGGTCGACGACCGCGACCTGTACGTCGACTCGATCAGCCGCGCCGACGTCCCCGCCTGGTCCACCGGCCGGATCGCCCTGCTCGGCGACGCCGCCTGCGGCGCCACCATCGGCGGCATGGGCACCGGCACCGCGCTGGTCGCCGCGTACGTGCTGGCCACCGAACTCGCCCGCGCCGACGGCGACCACCGCGCCGCCCTCACCCGCTACGAGCACACCGTCCGCCCCTACGCCGAACGCTGCCAGCGCGGCGGCGACCGCACCGGCCCCTTCCTCGCCCCGCGCACCGCCCGCGGACTGTGGCTGCGCAACACGCTGCTCGGCCGGCGCGTGCTGCTGGAGCGGATGCTCGCCATGGGGGAGGACATCGCCACCCTGGACCTGCCCGAACCCGCCCGCGCGCCGCAGCGCTGA